A region from the Medicago truncatula cultivar Jemalong A17 chromosome 6, MtrunA17r5.0-ANR, whole genome shotgun sequence genome encodes:
- the LOC25495609 gene encoding uncharacterized protein: MASTLEMQPSPYSSMKQDDSEFNITEWGVKSRIISRENTKSRRYSASIIRSIREDSKSFRSNITISSTASSPGYTLKDEIDPSTYSFTTALKALQARSVYKSWECLSPDGFALNSKWNEAEKYICNPLSGEVPMECLSAKTLSGRLFQNSTTNKITMSAPLVFSSRQIQTKAMASTYSFTKEDVALQFHSPEKKNDGMTRDACTQSGTLPSISSSNPSTNLTPSIVEISTNEDSQNSDDNQTKSEEEVELKDKETWETIEETLKEKKDEQLCRQGGCFSWIRKKKMKGKENQRRNNIIFLINNVC; encoded by the exons ATGGCTTccacattggaaatgcaaccaTCTCCTTATAGTTCAATGAAACAAGATGATTCAGAGTTCAATATAACAGAATGGGGTGTGAAAAGTAGAATCATAAGTAGAGAGAATACAAAATCAAGAAGATATTCAGCATCAATTATTAGAAGTATTAGAGAAGATTCAAAGTCTTTTAGATCAAATATAACCATTTCTAGCACTGCTTCTTCTCCTGGATATACATTAAAAG ATGAAATTGACCCTTCAACCTATTCTTTTACTACTGCTCTTAAAG CATTGCAAGCAAGATCAGTTTATAAAAGTTGGGAATGCTTATCACCAGATGGATTTGCATTAAATTCCAAATGGAATGAAGCAGAGAAGTATATATGCAATCCTCTTTCAGGGGAAGTACCAATGGAATGTTTATCTGCAAAAACTCTTAGTGGAAGATTATTTCAAAActcaacaacaaataaaatcacCATGTCAGCTCCTTTAGTCTTTTCATCAAGACAAATTCAAACAAAGGCAATGGCTTCAACTTATAGTTTCACAAAAGAAGATGTAGCTCTTCAATTTCATAGTCCAG aaaagaaaaatgacgGAATGACAAGAGATGCATGTACTCAAAGTGGTACACTTCCTTCTATTAGTTCAAGTAATCCAAGCACTAATTTAACTCCATCCATTGTAGAGATATCAACAAATGAAGACTCTCAAAATTCAGATGATAATCAAACTAAATCTGAGGAAGAG GTGGAATTGAAGGACAAAGAAACATGGGAAACAATAGAAGAAacattgaaagagaagaaagatgaaCAACTTTGCAGACAAGGTGGTTGCTTTTCATGGATaaggaagaaaaagatgaaagggaaagaaaaccaaagaaggaataatatcatatttctaattaataatgtttgctaa
- the LOC25495610 gene encoding thylakoid membrane protein slr0575 codes for MMLFECKTMPGGATVSSSSGHRFHCLPPLQLTKSPLVSVHPQSISCFHAKLFFKSNRFSFVPVRAADSSTTTASQSSSDVPIDSRTLVPDDEISITKISFGTIGLSLGVSLLSYGFGAYFNILPGSEWSAIMLTYGFPLAIIGMALKYAELKPVPCLTYSDAYKLQEKCATPILKQVKSDVTRFRYGDEQHLEEALKRIFQYGLGNGIPRRSAPILQMVREEVTQDGKYSLVLVFEAKALKLSDFEQRQAKFTSFFGPGITAEVGNGENDLYEVRLISNTDPNAASSP; via the exons atgatGTTATTTGAATGCAAAACCATGCCAGGTGGAGCCACCGTGTCCTCCTCCTCCGGTCACCGGTTCCACTGTCTACCTCCTCTTCAACTCACAAAGTCTCCACTTGTTTCTGTTCATCCTCAATCCATTTCATGTTTTCATGCTAAGCTTTTCTTCAAAAGCAATAGGTTTAGTTTTGTTCCAGTAAGAGCTGCTGATTCTTCAACTACTACTGCTTCTCAGTCTTCTTCTGATGTTCCTATTGATAGTAGAACACTTGTTCCTGATGATGAAATTTCCATTACTAAG ATTTCATTTGGTACGATTGGATTAAGTCTTGGAGTTTCACTCTTGTC CTATGGTTTTGGAGCATACTTTAATATTCTTCCTGGATCTGAATGGTCAGCTATAATGTTAACATATGGTTTCCCTCTTGCTATCATTGGCATGGCACTCAAG TATGCAGAACTCAAGCCAGTGCCATGCCTCACATATTCAGATGCTTACAAATTGCAAGAAAAATGTGCAACTCCTATTCTTAAACAG GTGAAGAGTGATGTTACCAGATTTCGCTATGGGGATGAACAGCATTTAGAGGAGGCGTTGAAACGAATTTTCCAATATGGTCTA GGAAATGGAATCCCTAGAAGAAGTGCACCCATTCTACAGATGGTTCGTGAAGAG GTCACACAAGATGGAAAATATTCTTTGGTCTTGGTTTTCGAGGCTAAGGCTCTGAAGTTGTCAGATTTTGAACAGAGACAG GCTAAATTTACTTCATTCTTTGGGCCTGGAATTACAGCAGAAGTTG GTAACGGCGAAAATGATCTATACGAGGTTCGGCTTATCTCCAATACAGACCCTAATGCTGCATCTTCTCCATGA